The Streptomyces europaeiscabiei genome window below encodes:
- a CDS encoding DUF6000 family protein, with product MVWIYALGRAESGEQRRSQERRNRVGKGMTPEEVAHWKAVRRYVRPRADRRSIGRYGELGSGRFLRFEGATRRRFLRPLLLDAASITDADLNSLLSHGWRPRLTAAWLIGISRRTSYRARIGELLLDSEVMFAGSGYCFALARFGAPEDAEILTAYLNRYLPRTDLRYDQPVALGTLLHLDSRLGTARAAPFTAPDGLYQRWVDAVIHESDRAAYAPDRERAAMARLCDFAGGWSTPG from the coding sequence GTGGTGTGGATCTACGCTCTCGGCAGGGCGGAGTCCGGGGAACAGCGCAGGTCGCAGGAGCGGAGGAATCGGGTGGGCAAGGGCATGACGCCGGAGGAGGTCGCCCACTGGAAGGCCGTCAGGCGGTACGTCCGTCCACGCGCCGACCGGCGGAGCATCGGCCGGTACGGCGAGTTGGGGAGCGGCCGGTTCCTGCGGTTCGAGGGAGCCACCCGCAGGCGGTTCCTGCGCCCGCTGCTTCTCGACGCCGCGTCGATCACGGACGCCGACCTGAACTCCCTGCTCTCCCACGGCTGGCGGCCCCGCCTCACGGCGGCCTGGCTGATCGGCATCTCCCGGCGGACCTCGTACCGGGCCCGCATCGGTGAACTGCTGCTGGACAGCGAGGTGATGTTCGCGGGATCGGGCTACTGCTTCGCCCTGGCCCGTTTCGGCGCCCCCGAGGACGCCGAGATCCTCACCGCCTACCTGAACCGCTACCTGCCCCGCACCGACCTCCGCTACGACCAGCCCGTCGCCCTGGGTACCCTCCTGCACCTCGACAGCCGCCTCGGCACGGCCCGCGCGGCGCCCTTCACCGCACCCGACGGGCTTTATCAGCGCTGGGTGGACGCCGTCATCCACGAGTCGGACCGTGCCGCGTACGCACCCGACCGGGAGCGGGCGGCCATGGCC
- a CDS encoding glycosyltransferase family 2 protein has product MSSAVRGQDGVGVVVEAGPRVAVAVVTMGNRPAEVDALLASVAKQDVAPERIVVVGNGCPLPEFAERLGLPGEVTLIEVDENLGCPGGRNVALERLREFGDVDIVVELDDDGLLVDADVLRRVQDLYAADPRLGIVGFRIADEHGETQRRHVPRVGAKDPMRGGPVTGFLGGGHALSMAMLGETGDWAAEFFFAHEETDLAWRALDAGWTVLYAPELLLQHPKTSPARHAIYYRVNARNRVWLARRRLPFPLIPVHLGVWVLITLLRMRSVGGLKAWFGGFVEGWRESGGERRPMSWRTVWRLTRLGRPPIL; this is encoded by the coding sequence ATGTCGTCGGCAGTCCGTGGACAGGATGGGGTTGGTGTCGTGGTGGAGGCCGGGCCGCGGGTCGCTGTCGCCGTGGTGACGATGGGCAATCGGCCCGCCGAGGTGGACGCGCTGCTCGCCTCCGTGGCCAAGCAGGACGTCGCGCCCGAGCGGATCGTGGTCGTCGGGAACGGGTGCCCCCTCCCCGAGTTCGCCGAACGGCTCGGCCTGCCCGGTGAGGTCACCCTCATCGAGGTGGACGAGAACCTCGGCTGCCCCGGCGGCCGGAACGTGGCCCTCGAACGGCTGCGGGAGTTCGGGGACGTCGACATCGTCGTCGAACTGGACGACGACGGGCTGCTCGTCGACGCCGATGTGCTGCGCCGCGTGCAGGACTTGTACGCCGCCGACCCCCGCCTCGGCATCGTCGGCTTCCGCATCGCCGACGAGCACGGCGAGACCCAGCGGCGGCACGTGCCGAGGGTCGGCGCCAAGGACCCGATGCGCGGCGGCCCGGTCACCGGGTTCCTCGGCGGGGGACACGCCCTCTCCATGGCCATGCTCGGCGAAACGGGCGACTGGGCCGCCGAGTTCTTCTTCGCGCACGAGGAGACCGACCTGGCCTGGCGGGCGCTCGACGCCGGCTGGACCGTGCTCTACGCCCCCGAACTGCTCCTCCAGCACCCGAAGACCTCGCCCGCCCGGCACGCCATCTACTACCGCGTCAACGCCCGCAACCGCGTCTGGCTCGCCCGCCGCCGCCTCCCGTTCCCGCTCATCCCCGTCCACCTCGGGGTGTGGGTCCTCATCACCCTGCTGCGGATGCGCTCGGTGGGCGGACTGAAGGCGTGGTTCGGCGGCTTCGTGGAGGGCTGGCGCGAGTCGGGCGGCGAGCGCCGACCCATGAGCTGGCGGACGGTGTGGCGCCTGACGCGGCTGGGACGGCCACCGATCCTCTAG
- a CDS encoding AfsR/SARP family transcriptional regulator: MRDGLRFGLLGPPVLYEAGDAGDTGGSGDGRARGAADGDAGRSGTGSGDVSTGVSRGVSGSVSRAVSGGGVRSVGSGKMRALFVALLLEPGRVVSVDTLKDVLWDATPPPSAQASLHNHVTRLRRLLDDPERLRAIPPGYLLRVDDGELDVRVFEAHARAARTAHAGRDWTRTVRESAAALALWRGTPLGGLPVEEFRAQAFVQRLEEARLLLLERRYEAELHLAADTAREEATGAHALGALAPELTALVAEHPLREAFHRLLMLVLHRTGRQAEALAVHRDLRARLLDELGVEPGPAVRDAHVEILHEHEHEHEHDPEPLATPADPPLDELPPRPAQLPLPPAHFTGRGEVLGELRRALDPSISASSGVRGGNDSAAAAAWTRRTTTTDPHPPTHSPSRAHGCPAPPKGTVTAVISGMAGVGKSALALHLAHELAEHFPDGQLYINLHGATPGMTPLTPAQALAALLRDLGTAPRRIPEHPDAAAALLRSTLAPTRTLMVLDDAAHAAQVRPLLPAGAGCAVIVTSRSPLTALDGAHRFPLAPLSDDESAALLRAASGRAAGLDAAHPLVELTGRLPLALRVVAARLAARRALTPDALAGQLAATEGRLQHLEYDDLSVRRSLAVAHEALHASDREADRDAAHALSRIGALDLPTYGAPLLARLGGTDEFRAESALDRLVDVALLDETTYGRYVPHDLVRHFARELADATDTADTTGAVEQALRWYAGRARQSLLVMLPPGYERDERLRTTASTAEPQPMEPPFTSAEEAFVWGDRELPNIVALVERCSREHGGGGSDGGVDGGRRDSGAAVAALVPALVRHLFPYLHRGGRLAELDVLGRFALDVARSLGDDEAEAFALTDRAGLHFMSGRASEALALNDEGLTLWRRLGVVSCVRRCLNNRGLVLESLGRYEESEETLRESLELSRQLGDPYGEAVTFSHLGNLYKHTDARAAIAHHERSLALGEMADSLVVRHTAHCNIGYAHLRLGEPAAAVRNFEQSLRILGDDEDWQGESKSRLGLVRALRELGRPDRASHECALLLDLAERRADQYAVGLARHQRGLLLRDQGRVEEAYREWERAQTVLDDTDSTVAVELRELLKDRAP; this comes from the coding sequence ATGCGGGACGGGCTGCGGTTCGGACTGCTCGGTCCGCCGGTTCTGTACGAGGCCGGGGATGCCGGGGACACCGGGGGTTCCGGTGACGGCCGTGCACGTGGTGCCGCCGACGGTGACGCCGGCCGTTCGGGCACCGGCTCCGGCGATGTCTCCACCGGTGTTTCCCGTGGTGTCTCCGGCAGCGTTTCCCGTGCTGTCTCCGGCGGCGGCGTGAGGTCCGTCGGCAGCGGCAAGATGCGGGCCCTGTTCGTCGCGCTGCTGCTCGAACCCGGGCGGGTCGTCTCCGTCGACACCCTCAAGGACGTGCTCTGGGACGCCACGCCACCGCCGTCCGCACAGGCTTCCCTGCACAACCATGTGACCCGCCTGCGCAGGCTGTTGGACGACCCCGAGCGGCTGCGCGCGATCCCGCCGGGCTATCTGCTGCGGGTCGACGACGGCGAGCTGGACGTCCGCGTCTTCGAGGCCCACGCCCGCGCCGCCCGCACCGCGCACGCCGGGCGGGACTGGACCCGGACGGTGCGTGAGTCCGCCGCCGCACTCGCCCTCTGGCGGGGGACACCGCTCGGCGGCCTGCCGGTCGAGGAGTTCCGCGCCCAGGCCTTCGTCCAACGCCTGGAGGAGGCCCGGCTGTTGCTCCTGGAGCGACGGTACGAAGCCGAACTCCACCTCGCGGCCGACACGGCGCGCGAGGAGGCCACCGGAGCGCACGCGCTCGGCGCCCTCGCCCCCGAACTGACCGCCCTCGTCGCCGAGCACCCCCTCCGCGAGGCCTTCCACCGGCTCCTCATGCTCGTCCTCCACCGCACGGGCCGCCAGGCCGAGGCCCTGGCCGTCCACCGGGACCTCCGCGCCCGCCTCCTCGACGAACTCGGGGTGGAACCGGGCCCCGCCGTACGCGACGCCCACGTGGAGATCCTGCACGAGCACGAGCACGAGCACGAGCACGACCCCGAGCCCCTGGCGACCCCGGCCGACCCTCCCCTCGACGAGCTCCCGCCCCGCCCGGCCCAACTACCGCTTCCGCCGGCTCATTTCACGGGCAGGGGAGAGGTGCTGGGCGAGCTTCGCCGTGCACTCGACCCGAGCATCAGCGCCTCCTCAGGGGTGCGGGGCGGCAACGATTCCGCGGCTGCCGCCGCGTGGACGCGACGCACGACCACGACGGACCCGCACCCGCCGACCCACAGCCCCTCCCGCGCACATGGGTGCCCGGCCCCTCCCAAGGGGACCGTCACAGCGGTCATCAGCGGCATGGCCGGCGTGGGCAAGAGCGCCCTCGCCCTCCACCTCGCCCACGAACTCGCCGAACACTTCCCCGACGGCCAGCTGTACATCAACCTCCACGGCGCCACCCCGGGCATGACCCCGCTCACCCCCGCCCAGGCCCTCGCCGCGCTGCTCCGGGACCTCGGCACCGCCCCGCGCCGCATCCCCGAACACCCGGACGCCGCGGCCGCGCTGCTCCGCTCGACGCTCGCCCCGACCCGCACCCTGATGGTGCTGGACGACGCCGCGCACGCCGCCCAGGTACGCCCCCTGCTCCCGGCCGGCGCCGGCTGTGCGGTCATCGTGACGAGCCGGTCGCCGCTCACCGCACTGGACGGCGCCCACCGCTTCCCGCTTGCCCCGCTGTCGGACGACGAGAGCGCGGCCCTGCTGCGTGCCGCGTCGGGCCGCGCGGCAGGCCTGGACGCCGCGCACCCCCTCGTCGAACTCACCGGCCGCCTCCCGCTCGCCCTCCGCGTCGTCGCGGCCCGCCTCGCCGCCCGCCGCGCACTCACCCCGGACGCGCTGGCCGGTCAACTGGCGGCCACGGAAGGACGGTTGCAGCACCTCGAATACGACGACCTGAGTGTCCGCCGCTCCCTCGCCGTCGCCCACGAGGCCCTGCACGCCTCCGACCGCGAGGCCGACCGCGACGCCGCCCACGCCCTCAGCCGTATCGGCGCCCTCGACCTGCCCACGTACGGCGCACCCCTCCTCGCCCGCCTCGGCGGCACCGACGAGTTCCGCGCCGAGAGCGCCCTCGACCGCCTCGTCGACGTGGCTCTCCTCGACGAGACGACGTACGGCCGGTACGTCCCCCACGACCTCGTACGCCACTTCGCCCGCGAACTCGCCGACGCGACGGACACGGCCGACACCACCGGGGCCGTCGAACAGGCCCTCCGCTGGTACGCCGGTCGCGCACGCCAGAGCCTGCTGGTGATGCTCCCACCGGGTTACGAGCGCGACGAACGCCTCCGTACGACGGCGTCCACGGCGGAGCCGCAACCGATGGAGCCGCCCTTCACCTCCGCCGAGGAGGCGTTCGTCTGGGGCGACCGCGAACTCCCCAACATCGTCGCCCTGGTGGAACGCTGCTCCCGAGAGCACGGCGGCGGCGGGTCCGACGGCGGTGTCGACGGCGGCAGGCGGGACAGCGGGGCCGCGGTGGCAGCACTCGTCCCCGCCCTCGTCCGCCACCTCTTCCCCTACCTGCACCGAGGTGGCCGGCTCGCGGAGCTGGACGTCCTCGGGCGGTTCGCCCTGGACGTGGCGAGATCGCTCGGAGACGACGAGGCCGAGGCGTTCGCGTTGACCGACCGGGCCGGGCTGCACTTCATGTCCGGCCGGGCCTCGGAGGCGCTCGCCCTCAACGACGAGGGCCTGACACTGTGGCGGCGCCTCGGGGTCGTGTCGTGCGTACGGCGGTGCCTGAACAACCGGGGGCTCGTACTGGAGAGCCTCGGCCGGTACGAGGAGAGCGAGGAGACACTCCGGGAGAGCCTGGAACTGTCCCGGCAACTCGGTGACCCGTACGGCGAGGCGGTGACCTTCAGCCACCTCGGCAACCTGTACAAGCACACCGACGCGCGGGCCGCCATCGCCCACCACGAACGGAGCCTGGCACTGGGCGAGATGGCCGACAGTCTCGTCGTACGGCACACCGCGCACTGCAACATCGGCTACGCCCACCTCAGACTCGGCGAACCGGCCGCCGCCGTACGCAACTTCGAGCAGAGTCTGCGCATCCTCGGCGACGACGAGGACTGGCAGGGGGAGTCCAAGTCCCGGCTCGGCCTGGTACGGGCCCTGCGCGAGCTGGGCCGGCCGGACCGCGCGTCCCACGAGTGCGCCCTCCTCCTCGACCTCGCCGAACGCCGCGCCGACCAGTACGCCGTCGGCCTCGCCCGGCACCAGCGCGGGCTGCTCCTGCGGGATCAGGGCCGCGTCGAGGAGGCGTACCGCGAGTGGGAGCGCGCCCAGACGGTCCTGGACGACACGGACTCGACGGTGGCGGTGGAACTGAGGGAATTACTGAAGGACCGCGCCCCGTAG
- a CDS encoding bifunctional 3'-5' exonuclease/DNA polymerase: MTDRWALATTEDGGVEVAPLGVDGVLAGPVVWEADLGEAVRRRGPEVGRWVWRATGEVYPRLLATGVRVERCYDIEDAESLLLGHEGRLGEPRSAAAALARLRHGPVPPDPPLRSADPGAQPSLFEPRPVHVPLTDLVEVYADQQRRHDATAHPDRMRLLTAVESAGMLVAAEMNRAGLPWRADVHREVLRELLGERYAGGGEPRRLAELAEEVSNAFGRRVRPDLPADVVKAFGQAGIRIRSTRRWEIEALDHPAVKPLLEYKRLYRIWVAHGWSWLQDWVRDGRFRPEFLAHGTVTGRWVTNGGGALQIPKVIRRACVADPGWRLVVADADQMEPRVLAAISRDPGLMEVAGRATDLYQSVSDRAFSGDRAQAKLAVLGAVYGQTSGDGLKNLAALRRRFPRAVQYVDDAARAGEEGRLVRTWLGRTCPPAVGASDAAAEEAGIPQADPDLESPEQGQGQGSEWVPGYASTNSRARGRFARNFVVQGSAADWTLLLLAALRRALDGMAAELVFFQHDEVIVHCPQEEAEAVVAAIREASELSGRLTFGQTPVRFPFTTAVVECYADAK; the protein is encoded by the coding sequence ATGACCGACCGGTGGGCGCTCGCGACGACCGAGGACGGTGGCGTGGAGGTCGCCCCCCTCGGGGTGGACGGCGTGCTCGCGGGGCCGGTGGTGTGGGAGGCGGATCTCGGGGAGGCGGTGCGGCGGCGGGGGCCGGAGGTGGGGCGGTGGGTGTGGCGGGCCACCGGGGAGGTGTATCCGCGGCTGCTCGCGACGGGGGTGCGAGTGGAGCGGTGTTATGACATCGAGGACGCCGAGAGCCTGCTCCTCGGGCATGAGGGGCGGCTCGGGGAGCCGCGTTCCGCGGCGGCCGCGCTCGCCCGGCTCCGTCACGGTCCCGTCCCGCCGGATCCGCCCCTGCGGTCGGCCGACCCCGGCGCCCAGCCGTCCCTCTTCGAGCCCCGCCCCGTCCACGTCCCCCTCACCGACCTCGTCGAGGTGTACGCGGACCAGCAGCGACGGCACGACGCCACCGCGCACCCGGACCGGATGCGGCTGCTGACCGCCGTCGAGTCGGCCGGGATGCTCGTCGCCGCCGAGATGAACCGGGCGGGGCTGCCGTGGCGGGCCGATGTGCACCGGGAGGTGCTGCGCGAGCTGCTCGGCGAGCGGTACGCGGGCGGAGGCGAACCGCGTCGGCTCGCCGAACTCGCCGAGGAGGTGTCGAACGCCTTCGGGCGGCGCGTGCGGCCCGATCTGCCCGCCGATGTCGTCAAAGCCTTCGGGCAGGCCGGGATCCGCATCCGCTCCACCCGTCGCTGGGAGATCGAGGCCCTCGATCACCCTGCCGTGAAGCCCCTCCTCGAATACAAGCGGCTGTATCGGATCTGGGTCGCCCACGGGTGGTCCTGGCTGCAGGACTGGGTCCGGGACGGGCGGTTCCGGCCCGAGTTCCTCGCGCACGGCACCGTCACCGGGCGGTGGGTCACCAACGGCGGGGGCGCGCTCCAGATCCCCAAGGTGATCCGCCGCGCCTGCGTCGCCGACCCCGGCTGGCGGCTCGTCGTCGCCGACGCCGACCAGATGGAACCCAGGGTGCTGGCCGCCATCTCCCGCGACCCCGGCCTCATGGAGGTCGCGGGCCGCGCCACCGACCTCTACCAGTCCGTCTCCGACCGCGCCTTCTCCGGCGACCGCGCGCAGGCCAAGCTCGCCGTGCTGGGTGCCGTTTACGGGCAGACGTCCGGGGACGGGCTCAAGAATCTCGCCGCACTGCGCCGACGGTTCCCGCGCGCCGTGCAGTACGTCGACGACGCGGCCCGCGCGGGCGAGGAGGGCCGGCTCGTACGGACCTGGCTCGGGCGTACGTGTCCACCGGCGGTCGGCGCCTCCGACGCGGCGGCCGAGGAGGCGGGTATCCCCCAGGCCGACCCCGACCTCGAATCCCCGGAACAGGGGCAGGGGCAGGGGAGCGAGTGGGTGCCCGGGTACGCCTCCACCAACTCCCGTGCCCGCGGGCGGTTCGCCCGCAACTTCGTCGTCCAGGGCAGTGCCGCCGACTGGACCCTGCTCCTCCTCGCCGCCCTCCGGCGCGCCCTCGACGGCATGGCTGCCGAGCTGGTCTTCTTCCAGCACGACGAGGTGATCGTGCACTGTCCGCAGGAGGAGGCGGAGGCGGTCGTGGCGGCGATCCGGGAGGCGTCCGAGCTGTCGGGGCGGCTGACGTTCGGGCAGACGCCGGTGCGGTTTCCGTTCACCACGGCGGTGGTGGAGTGCTATGCCGATGCGAAATGA
- a CDS encoding Clp protease N-terminal domain-containing protein: MTTNPRVTASIRLDELIDAIKKVHPEPLDQLQDAVIAADHLGEVADHLIGHFVDQARRSGASWTEIGRSMGVTRQAAQKRFVPKGENDLDASQGFSRFTPRARNVVTAAHNEGKAAGAVEGLPAHLALGLLAEPEGLGAKALVAQGVSPEAVREAAAAVLPPASAEVPELIPYGPDAKKVLELTFREALRLGHNYIGTEHILLALLEFENGEGVLSGLGATKEATEADVAKALQSIVQGQEEE; the protein is encoded by the coding sequence ATGACGACGAACCCGCGAGTCACCGCGTCCATCCGTCTCGACGAACTCATCGACGCCATCAAGAAGGTCCACCCCGAACCGCTCGACCAGCTCCAGGACGCGGTGATCGCCGCGGACCACCTCGGCGAAGTGGCCGACCATCTGATCGGCCACTTCGTGGACCAGGCCCGGCGTTCGGGCGCGTCCTGGACGGAGATCGGCAGGAGCATGGGGGTGACACGGCAGGCGGCACAGAAGCGGTTCGTGCCGAAGGGCGAGAACGACCTCGACGCCAGTCAGGGGTTCAGCCGCTTCACCCCGCGCGCCCGCAACGTGGTCACGGCCGCGCACAACGAGGGCAAGGCCGCCGGTGCCGTCGAGGGGCTGCCCGCCCACCTCGCCCTCGGCCTCCTCGCCGAGCCGGAGGGGCTCGGCGCCAAGGCGCTCGTCGCCCAGGGCGTCTCCCCCGAGGCCGTACGGGAAGCCGCCGCCGCCGTCCTCCCGCCGGCCTCCGCCGAGGTCCCCGAGCTGATCCCCTACGGCCCCGACGCCAAGAAGGTCCTCGAACTCACCTTCCGCGAGGCCCTCCGCCTCGGCCACAACTACATCGGCACGGAACACATCCTGCTCGCGCTGCTGGAGTTCGAGAACGGGGAAGGGGTGCTGAGCGGGCTGGGTGCGACCAAGGAGGCCACGGAGGCGGACGTGGCGAAGGCCCTGCAGTCGATCGTGCAGGGGCAGGAGGAAGAGTAG
- a CDS encoding LysE family translocator → MVDASLYAAFLVAAFALCVTPGPDMMFIVAVGGRGGPVVGVMAAAGVASAMLVHTVAATLGLSALFEALPVLYYVLRWLGAAYLLYLAVKAFRDRSVPGDEGTGPGFAADGRGGTGLRRAFWQGAVTNLLNPKVILFNVAFLPQFVAPSLGHVPGQLLLLGCTIVVMGFLWDGSVALVAGRLTQVLRRSRRVARGLNIFTGTVFAGLAVRLATSPR, encoded by the coding sequence ATGGTTGACGCATCTCTCTACGCGGCGTTCCTGGTCGCGGCCTTCGCCCTGTGTGTCACGCCGGGGCCAGACATGATGTTCATCGTGGCCGTCGGGGGGCGGGGTGGGCCCGTGGTCGGGGTGATGGCGGCGGCGGGGGTGGCGAGCGCGATGCTCGTGCACACCGTGGCGGCGACGTTGGGTCTCTCGGCATTGTTCGAGGCGTTGCCGGTGCTCTACTACGTTCTACGGTGGCTGGGGGCGGCGTATCTGCTGTACCTCGCGGTGAAGGCGTTCCGGGACCGGTCGGTGCCGGGGGACGAAGGCACGGGCCCCGGGTTCGCGGCGGACGGCCGTGGGGGCACCGGGCTGCGGCGGGCGTTCTGGCAGGGCGCGGTCACCAATCTCCTCAACCCAAAGGTGATCCTCTTCAACGTGGCGTTCCTGCCACAGTTCGTCGCCCCCTCTCTCGGACACGTACCCGGCCAGCTCCTGCTGCTCGGCTGCACCATCGTCGTCATGGGCTTCCTGTGGGACGGCTCGGTCGCGCTCGTCGCCGGTCGTCTCACCCAGGTCCTGCGCCGCAGCCGTCGGGTGGCGCGGGGGCTCAACATTTTCACCGGGACGGTGTTCGCGGGGCTGGCGGTGCGGTTGGCGACCTCGCCGAGGTGA
- a CDS encoding HAD family hydrolase has product MPIRGVLFDVDDTLFDYSTSEEVGVLAHLRAQGLLDQFPGPAAALSFWRTIMEVQYGRFLSGELTFAEQRLERTRRFLSDAGRDTSAMSDAEASAWFAAYEAHRNAAWAAFPDAEPVLERLAADYRLGIVSNSSADHQRHKLHAIGLLPYFDIDKVLVCSDQHGAAKPAPSIFLAGCASLGLPPHEVAYVGDKYTLDALGSRDAGLHAYWLDRAKTGTGGATDDGIRVITTLDELPDALVR; this is encoded by the coding sequence ATGCCGATCCGGGGTGTGCTCTTCGATGTGGACGACACACTGTTCGACTACTCGACTTCGGAGGAGGTCGGCGTGCTCGCCCACCTGCGGGCGCAAGGGCTGCTCGACCAATTCCCCGGCCCCGCCGCGGCACTCTCGTTCTGGCGGACGATCATGGAGGTGCAGTACGGGCGCTTCCTCAGCGGCGAACTCACCTTCGCCGAGCAGCGGCTCGAACGCACCCGCCGCTTCCTTTCCGACGCGGGACGGGACACCTCCGCCATGTCGGACGCCGAGGCCTCCGCCTGGTTCGCCGCATACGAGGCTCACCGCAACGCGGCCTGGGCGGCGTTCCCCGACGCCGAGCCCGTTCTCGAACGGCTCGCGGCCGACTACCGCCTCGGCATCGTCTCCAACTCGTCCGCCGACCACCAGCGCCACAAGCTCCACGCCATCGGACTGCTGCCCTACTTCGACATCGACAAGGTCCTCGTCTGCTCCGACCAGCACGGCGCGGCGAAGCCCGCGCCGAGCATCTTCCTCGCGGGCTGCGCGTCCCTCGGCCTCCCTCCGCACGAAGTGGCGTACGTCGGGGACAAGTACACACTCGACGCCCTCGGGTCCCGTGACGCGGGACTGCACGCGTACTGGCTCGACCGTGCGAAGACCGGCACCGGCGGCGCCACCGACGACGGCATACGCGTCATCACCACGCTCGACGAACTCCCGGACGCCCTCGTCCGTTGA